The following proteins come from a genomic window of Winogradskyella sp. PC-19:
- a CDS encoding glycosyltransferase family 4 protein, with protein sequence MYRILYIGNNLDSSKTNVSSIQVLGALLESEGYNLRYASSKRNKFLRLLHMIWSCIWNSKWADAVLIDTYSTQNFYYAYTCSLVCRLFNIPYLPILHGGNLPERLDKNPKLSASIFDNSFKNISPSIYLKNAFSEKGYDNVEYIPNSISLENYAVYPKSFNTIRLLWVRSFSKIYNPIMAIEVLIRLKELGHEAELCMVGPDTDGSLEKVKAYAKKTGVNIKFTGKLTKKEWINISEDYNIFMNTTNYDNMPVSIIEAMALGFPLVSTKVGGIAYLIKNEEEGLLSPKNNAEAMAENIIRIFEDEKLRVKLSTNTRKNAERFDWQSLKNEWHAIFKAL encoded by the coding sequence ATGTATAGAATTCTTTACATAGGAAATAACCTAGACTCTTCAAAAACCAATGTATCATCAATACAGGTTTTAGGAGCTTTGCTTGAGTCTGAAGGCTATAATTTGCGCTATGCTTCTTCGAAAAGGAATAAATTCCTTCGATTACTGCATATGATATGGAGTTGCATATGGAATTCAAAATGGGCGGATGCAGTTTTAATAGATACTTACAGTACGCAAAATTTTTATTATGCCTACACTTGTAGTTTAGTGTGTCGATTATTTAATATTCCTTATCTACCTATACTTCATGGTGGAAATTTACCAGAACGTTTAGATAAAAACCCAAAATTATCTGCTTCAATATTTGATAATAGTTTTAAAAATATTTCACCTTCAATATATCTCAAAAATGCTTTTTCTGAAAAAGGATATGATAATGTCGAATATATACCTAATAGCATTTCGTTAGAAAATTATGCAGTTTACCCTAAATCATTTAATACAATCAGGTTGCTTTGGGTGCGTTCGTTTTCAAAAATTTATAATCCTATTATGGCTATAGAGGTGTTGATACGTTTGAAAGAATTGGGTCATGAAGCAGAACTTTGCATGGTAGGACCAGATACGGACGGTAGTTTGGAAAAAGTTAAAGCATATGCAAAAAAGACAGGTGTCAATATTAAGTTTACTGGTAAATTGACAAAAAAAGAATGGATTAATATCTCTGAAGATTACAATATTTTTATGAATACTACCAATTATGATAATATGCCGGTAAGTATTATTGAAGCAATGGCATTAGGCTTTCCATTAGTAAGTACAAAGGTTGGCGGTATTGCTTATTTGATAAAAAATGAAGAAGAAGGTCTCTTGTCACCAAAAAATAATGCGGAGGCAATGGCAGAAAACATTATTAGAATTTTTGAAGACGAAAAATTAAGGGTAAAGCTATCTACTAATACAAGGAAAAACGCAGAACGTTTTGATTGGCAGTCTTTAAAAAATGAATGGCATGCTATTTTTAAAGCACTTTAA